One Glycine soja cultivar W05 chromosome 2, ASM419377v2, whole genome shotgun sequence genomic region harbors:
- the LOC114386284 gene encoding scopoletin glucosyltransferase-like encodes MHESWAKSYGIIVNSFYELEQVCANYYMDVLKRKVWLIGPMFLCNRDGKEKGKKGNEVSGDEDELLLKWRDTKKENSVVYVCYGTMTNFLDSQLREIAIGLEASGHQFLWIVRRNKQEDDKEWFLEGFEKRMKGKGLIIKGWVLQVLILEHQAIGAFMMHCRWNLTLEAVIAGVPMVTTLVAVE; translated from the coding sequence ATGCATGAGTCATGGGCAAAAAGCTATGGTATTATAGTTAATAGTTTCTATGAACTTGAGCAAGTGTGTGCAAATTATTACATGgatgtattgaaaagaaaagtGTGGCTTATAGGCCCTATGTTTCTTTGCAACAGAGAtggaaaagaaaagggaaagaaaggaAATGAGGTATCTGGTGATGAGGACGAGTTGTTGTTGAAGTGGCGTGACACCAAAAAGGAAAATTCAGTTGTTTATGTCTGCTATGGAACTATGACAAATTTCCTTGATTCTCAGCTGAGAGAAATTGCAATTGGTCTTGAGGCTTCAGGCCACCAATTCCTCTGGATTGTGAGGAGAAACAAACAAGAAGATGACAAAGAGTGGTTTCTTGAAGGATTTGAGAAAAGAATGAAAGGAAAGGGATTGATAATAAAAGGGTGGGTGCTTCAAGTGTTGATTCTTGAACACCAAGCAATTGGTGCGTTCATGATGCATTGTAGATGGAATTTGACGTTGGAAGCAGTGATTGCAGGGGTGCCTATGGTCACTACGCTAGTCGCGGTCGAGTAG